In Erythrobacter sp. F6033, a single genomic region encodes these proteins:
- a CDS encoding XrtA/PEP-CTERM system amidotransferase: protein MCGIAGLFHAETPKPVDPVRIERMCDAMVHRGPDGAGIWTEHGIGLGHRRLSVIDVEGSPQPMHSADGRAVIVFNGEIYNFRELRRELEKDGVRFRTQGDTEMILAAWQRWGTGCLEKLHGMFAFALYDLDKRQLLLARDRFGVKPMFMARLSDGSIAFASELKGLLAHPQLRRKVDPAALEAYMTWGYVPDTHSILSGVEKLPAGHFMLLEQGKAPEGSKQWWDIDFTKRASGSEADLSAELVHLMRDAVQSRMVADVPLGAFLSGGVDSSSVVALMSEASEEPVRTCSIGFDVAGLDETSYAKQIAQKFSTDHTARTVGQNDFNAIDQLSGMFDEPFADASALPTWHVCVLAREKVTVALSGDGADEAFAGYRRQVFHHNEERVRSILPKGFRQTVFGGLGKYWPKADWAPRPLRAKSTLLALAGSGDEGYASGLSVTTPEQRHALYSDRFTKLIGGHRAEDELVALMREAPGQSGLDRAQYADLKFWLPGDILTKVDRTSMAVSLEAREPLLDHRLVEFAAKLPEKMRVKGSTGKYLLKKCMERYLPDEILYRPKQGFVTPIAEWFRGPLAGEARNIADSSLLAETGWFSPQGLSDLADAHIAGRNDNSRVLWQLLMLEKSLNRLEITA from the coding sequence ATGTGCGGTATTGCCGGTCTCTTTCACGCTGAAACGCCTAAGCCGGTCGACCCTGTCCGGATTGAACGCATGTGCGATGCGATGGTTCACCGCGGGCCGGATGGCGCGGGAATTTGGACCGAGCACGGCATAGGGCTGGGCCACCGGCGATTATCGGTCATCGATGTGGAAGGTTCGCCGCAACCGATGCATTCGGCAGACGGGCGCGCAGTGATTGTCTTCAATGGCGAGATCTACAATTTCCGCGAGCTTCGACGCGAGCTTGAAAAAGACGGGGTTCGGTTCCGCACGCAGGGCGACACTGAGATGATCCTCGCTGCATGGCAGCGTTGGGGCACTGGCTGTCTTGAAAAGCTGCACGGCATGTTCGCTTTTGCTCTCTACGATCTGGATAAGCGTCAATTGCTGCTTGCGCGCGATCGGTTCGGTGTGAAGCCGATGTTCATGGCGCGCCTTTCAGATGGCAGCATCGCATTCGCGTCCGAACTGAAAGGGTTGCTCGCCCACCCTCAATTGCGCCGTAAAGTCGATCCTGCCGCTCTTGAGGCGTATATGACTTGGGGGTATGTCCCCGATACGCATTCGATTTTGTCCGGCGTAGAGAAGCTGCCCGCTGGGCATTTCATGCTGCTTGAGCAGGGCAAAGCGCCTGAAGGCTCGAAACAGTGGTGGGACATCGATTTTACTAAGCGGGCGTCAGGAAGCGAGGCCGATCTTTCGGCTGAGTTAGTCCACTTGATGCGCGATGCTGTGCAATCACGGATGGTTGCCGATGTGCCTCTTGGCGCGTTTCTTTCCGGGGGCGTCGATTCCTCAAGTGTTGTCGCCTTGATGAGCGAGGCTAGCGAGGAGCCGGTCCGAACTTGCTCAATCGGCTTCGATGTCGCGGGGCTGGATGAAACAAGTTACGCCAAGCAAATTGCGCAAAAATTCTCCACCGATCACACCGCACGCACGGTGGGGCAAAATGACTTCAACGCCATTGATCAATTGTCTGGGATGTTTGACGAACCTTTCGCCGATGCATCTGCTTTGCCGACTTGGCACGTCTGCGTTTTGGCCAGAGAAAAGGTAACTGTCGCGCTGTCCGGCGATGGAGCGGATGAGGCATTCGCCGGATATCGCCGTCAGGTGTTTCACCACAATGAAGAACGTGTTCGTTCGATATTGCCAAAGGGTTTTAGGCAAACGGTGTTTGGCGGGCTTGGAAAGTACTGGCCAAAGGCGGACTGGGCACCGCGACCATTGCGGGCAAAGTCTACCCTCCTAGCGTTGGCAGGCAGCGGTGACGAAGGATACGCAAGCGGGCTTTCCGTAACAACACCAGAGCAACGACATGCCTTGTATTCTGATCGCTTCACAAAATTGATTGGAGGTCACCGCGCTGAGGATGAACTTGTCGCACTCATGCGAGAAGCACCGGGGCAAAGCGGTTTGGATCGTGCTCAATATGCCGATCTGAAGTTCTGGTTGCCCGGCGATATTCTAACCAAAGTTGACCGGACCAGTATGGCTGTCAGTCTTGAGGCGCGCGAGCCACTTCTTGACCACCGACTGGTCGAGTTCGCAGCCAAGCTGCCCGAGAAAATGCGGGTGAAGGGCAGCACAGGGAAGTATCTGCTGAAAAAATGCATGGAGCGATACCTGCCGGACGAGATTCTGTATCGCCCCAAGCAGGGTTTTGTAACTCCGATCGCTGAATGGTTCCGCGGACCATTGGCTGGTGAAGCGCGCAATATTGCCGATAGCTCATTGCTTGCCGAAACTGGTTGGTTCTCTCCGCAAGGTTTGTCTGATTTGGCCGACGCACATATCGCAGGCCGTAACGACAATTCGCGTGTGCTCTGGCAATTGCTAATGCTCGAAAAGTCGCTGAATCGTCTTGAGATTACTGCATAA
- a CDS encoding crotonase/enoyl-CoA hydratase family protein, with translation MDSSASRAVPLVGDEELYAESALHASIPEGLFGLSELDVLYEDATATLWTYINPEGRPSFTPAMLNDFENWQRLIAMGFGTDKVPLRYLVLGSRAPDVFCFGGDLDLFQNLIRNRDRQGLVNYGHRCCAILDRNIRTLDIPMLTVGLVQGTALGGGFEALLSFDFIIAERHATFGLPEIMFGLYPGMGAHALLSRKLGSAMADRIIMSNETYTAEQMYDLGIVHQLAEPGDGLNATRDFIKKSERRHAGMVGSRRATKKVWQLELEELNRITEMWADAALELREHDLKVMSRLVAAQARLAERIAAA, from the coding sequence ATGGATAGCAGCGCGAGTAGGGCAGTCCCACTAGTTGGTGACGAAGAGCTTTACGCAGAAAGCGCTCTCCATGCTTCTATTCCAGAGGGCCTATTTGGTCTGAGCGAACTTGATGTGTTGTATGAAGATGCGACTGCAACACTCTGGACTTACATAAATCCAGAAGGCCGGCCCAGTTTTACGCCGGCTATGCTCAACGATTTTGAGAATTGGCAGCGCCTGATTGCAATGGGCTTTGGCACCGACAAAGTGCCACTCCGCTATCTTGTGCTTGGCAGCCGCGCTCCTGATGTTTTCTGTTTCGGCGGTGATCTTGATCTATTTCAGAACCTGATCCGCAATCGCGACCGACAGGGGCTCGTCAATTACGGGCACCGTTGTTGCGCCATTCTCGATCGGAATATTCGCACTCTCGATATTCCAATGCTCACCGTCGGTTTGGTTCAAGGCACGGCTTTGGGCGGCGGTTTTGAAGCATTGCTCTCGTTTGATTTCATCATCGCCGAACGGCATGCGACGTTTGGATTGCCTGAAATCATGTTTGGTCTTTACCCGGGCATGGGCGCCCATGCGCTTCTTTCGCGCAAGCTGGGCAGCGCCATGGCAGACCGGATTATTATGTCGAATGAGACATATACCGCTGAGCAGATGTATGACTTGGGGATTGTCCACCAGCTGGCGGAGCCCGGCGATGGTTTGAATGCGACACGGGACTTCATCAAGAAATCTGAGCGGCGTCATGCTGGAATGGTCGGCTCGCGTCGTGCTACAAAGAAGGTTTGGCAACTCGAACTTGAAGAGCTTAATCGCATTACAGAGATGTGGGCGGATGCAGCTTTGGAACTGCGCGAACACGATTTGAAAGTGATGAGCCGCTTGGTTGCCGCACAAGCCCGACTGGCTGAACGCATTGCAGCCGCTTAA